The Castanea sativa cultivar Marrone di Chiusa Pesio chromosome 11, ASM4071231v1 genome contains a region encoding:
- the LOC142615634 gene encoding uncharacterized protein LOC142615634, with protein sequence METKPVHEFLYDEDNYLEWSVRVKTHLMAEDLWDIVEATNEPPTPENEAAFKAWRKMNAMALRVIQSSLGPDIFSDIMEITSARIAWETLAEKYKPNCPDPSSSMASVPLEEYNLDSNTKSGTIQISSDIREITSDRMASVPLEEDKLDSSTKPGISLSVSFILCV encoded by the exons ATGGAAACAAAGCCTGTTCATGAATTTCTTTATGACGAAGACAATTATTTGGAATGGAGTGTTCGGGTGAAGACACATTTGATGGCTGAAGATCTTTGGGACATTGTTGAAGCAACGAACGAACCTCCCACACCAGAAAATGAAGCTGCTTTTAAGGCTTGGAGAAAGATGAATGCCATGGCTTTACGTGTGATCCAAAGTTCATTAGGGCCAGACATATTTTCTGATATTATGGAGATTACTTCGGCCAGAATTGCTTGGGAAACGTTGGCAGAAAAGTACAAACCTAATTGTCCTGACCCAAGTAGCAG CATGGCTTCAGTTCCTTTAGAAGAATACAATCTTGACTCAAATACTAAGTCAGGCACTATCCAGATTTCATCTGATATTAGGGAGATTACTTCGGACCGTATGGCTTCAGTTCCTTTAGAAGAAGACAAGCTTGACTCAAGTACTAAGCCAGGtatctctctctcagtctcttttattttgtgtgtgtaa